One window from the genome of Oncorhynchus gorbuscha isolate QuinsamMale2020 ecotype Even-year unplaced genomic scaffold, OgorEven_v1.0 Un_scaffold_28:::fragment_4:::debris, whole genome shotgun sequence encodes:
- the LOC124017588 gene encoding zinc finger protein 521-like isoform X5 has protein sequence MYLYLCIDGVDLDDDPSCSWPASSPSSKDQTSPGHCEDYDFGEDEGGPGLPYPCQFCDKSFSRLSFLKRHEQSHGDKLPFSCTFCSRLFKHKRSRDRHVKLHTGDKKYHCGECDSAFSRSDHLKIHMKTHASNKPHKCPVCRRGFLSSSSLHGHMQVHERGKDSSSRGSGSGFSKEEWKLKETRKCSRCEEGFDVPEELQRHIAECHPECSPSEDGGLCGALQCIYCHEPFSDEGILLTHIDQAHSHDRKGHCCAVCSEHFLSVEDLYAHMDIHQLPESSNHSNSPSLLTVGYTSVSSTTPDSNLSVDSSTMVEAAPPVPKTRGRRKRAAQHTPHDVGGRSSKQPKISYSCIYCNKQVFNSLAVLQIHLRTMHLDKPEQAHTCQFCLELLPSLFNLSEHLKQVHNAEDHAALVASLPDALLQCNFCTEVLSNLNALQEHIRCSHSFPSPVAKESNAFFCPQCFMGFLTEATLEEHVRQTHCEAGSLRFDSPLAVTPKEPVMEVYSCSYCTNSPIFNSVLKLNKHIKENHKNIPLALNYINNGKKSLRTLSPSSPISIDQSFLHGSSSRGNRGISEFICNQCGAKYISLDLFQTHLKTHLDGIQPQLTCPQCSKDFPNQESLLKHVTVHFTITSTYYICESCDKQFTSVDDLQKHLLEMHTFVFFRCTLCQEVFDSKVSTQLHLAVKHSNEKKVYRCTSCNWDFRHEADLQLHVKHSHLENQGRAHRCIFCGESFGTEVELQCHITTHSKKYNCRFCSKAFQAIVLLEKHLREKHCVFEGKAQNCGANGSTTGGVDHHLVTKDDAELQGLLTNSHGVAVAGSGGVLESPNNHDGSEEEVDTADPLFGCDICGASYTMDSLLTNHQLRDHNIRPGESAMAKRKSDMIKGTHKCNVCQRTFFSEAGLREHMQTHLGPVKHYMCPICGERFPSLLTLTEHKVTHSKSLDTGSCRICKMPLQSEEDFMEHCQMHPDLRNSLTGFRCVVCMQTVTSTLELKIHGTFHMQKTGTMSTNHPIGRTTNLASHNHHHHQQHHQVNQKLFKCASCLKEFRSKSDLVKLDINGLPYGLCAACVSAAGSKSSSPKVMNGGRQQQGGGGATTPAMPAAAWTAHMESLSPGEGKGKLAHSSSSSSSSISSSAAKTRCTSCNVKFESEAELQNHAQTVHREQGGDCNSGQLRTPQISPMPRASPSQTEEKKTYQCIKCQMVFYSEWDIQVHVANHMLEGLNHECKLCSQSFDSPAKLQCHLIEHSFEGMGGTFKCPVCFTVFVQASKLQQHIFSAHGQEDKIYDCSPCPQKFFFQTELQNHTLTQHSS, from the exons atgtaCCTGTATCTATGTATAGACGGTGTTGATCTCGATGATGACCCATCCTGTTCTTGGCCTGCATCATCTCCATCCAGTAAAGACCAGACTTCCCCTGGCCACTGCGAAGACTATGATTTTGGCGAGGATGAAGGGGGCCCCGGCCTACCGTACCCGTGCCAGTTCTGTGACAAGTCCTTTAGCCGTCTGAGCTTCCTCAAGCGCCACGAGCAGAGCCACGGTGACAAGCTCCCCTTCAGTTGCACCTTCTGCAGCCGCCTGTTCAAGCACAAGCGCAGCCGCGACCGGCATGTCAAGCTGCACACCGGCGACAAGAAATATCATTGTGGCGAATGCGACTCGGCCTTCTCACGCAGCGACCACCTCAAGATCCATATGAAGACCCACGCCTCCAACAAGCCCCACAAGTGCCCTGTGTGCCGCCGGggcttcctctcctccagctccctcCACGGACACATGCAGGTACACGAGCGGGGCAAAGACAGCAGCAGCAGGGGGTCAGGCAGTGGATTCTCCAAGGAGGAATGGAAGCTGAAGGAGACAAGGAAGTGCAGCCGCTGTGAGGAGGGCTTTGACGTCCCTGAGGAGTTGCAGAGGCACATCGCTGAGTGCCACCCTGAGTGCTCTCCATCAGAGGACGGGGGCCTGTGTGGTGCCCTGCAGTGCATCTACTGCCACGAGCCCTTCAGCGATGAGGGCATCCTGCTGACCCACATTGACCAGGCCCACAGCCATGACCGCAAAGGTCACTGCTGCGCCGTCTGCTCCGAGCACTTCCTCTCCGTGGAGGACCTCTATGCCCACATGGACATCCACCAACTCCCTGAGTCCAGTAACCACAGCAACAGCCCTTCCCTGCTCACTGTGGGCTACACCTCCGTCTCCAGCACCACCCCGGACTCCAACCTCTCCGTCGACAGCTCCACCATGGTGGAGGCCGCCCCACCTGTGCCCAAGACccgggggaggaggaagagggctgCCCAGCACACCCCACATGACGTCGGGGGACGCTCCTCCAAGCAGCCCAAGATCTCCTACAGCTGCATCTACTGCAACAAGCAGGTGTTCAATAGCCTGGCCGTACTTCAGATACACCTGCGGACCATGCACCTTGACAAACCTGAGCAGGCACACACCTGCCAGTTCTGCCTGGAGTTGCTGCCCTCCCTGTTCAACCTGAGTGAGCACCTAAAGCAGGTGCACAACGCCGAGGACCATGCCGCCCTGGTGGCCAGCTTGCCCGACGCCTTGCTCCAGTGTAACTTCTGCACTGAGGTGCTGAGCAACCTCAACGCTCTTCAAGAACACATCCGCTGCTCCCACAGCTTCCCCAGCCCTGTGGCCAAGGAGAGCAATGCCTTCTTCTGTCCCCAGTGCTTTATGGGGTTCCTGACCGAAGCCACGCTGGAAGAGCACGTCCGTCAGACCCACTGCGAGGCGGGCAGCCTGCGTTTCGACTCCCCCTTGGCAGTGACCCCCAAGGAGCCCGTCATGGAGGTGTACTCCTGCTCCTACTGCACCAACTCGCCAATCTTCAACAGTGTTCTGAAGCTGAACAAGCACATCAAAGAAAACCACAAGAACATTCCGCTGGCACTGAACTACATCAACAATGGAAAGAAGTCTCTGCGGACCCTCAGCCCTTCCTCACCCATATCGATTGATCAATCTTTCCTTCATGGTTCCTCCTCTCGTGGCAATCGTGGCATTAGCGAGTTCATCTGCAACCAGTGTGGGGCCAAGTACATCAGCCTGGACCTGTTCCAGACCCACCTGAAAACTCACCTGGACGGGATACAGCCCCAGCTCACCTGCCCCCAGTGCAGCAAGGACTTCCCCAACCAGGAGTCCCTGCTGAAGCATGTGACAGTCCACTTTACCATCACCTCTACCTACTACATCTGCGAGAGCTGCGACAAGCAGTTCACCTCAGTGGACGACCTGCAGAAACACCTGCTGGAAATGCACACGTTCGTGTTCTTCCGCTGCACCCTGTGCCAGGAAGTGTTTGACTCCAAGGTGTCCACTCAGCTCCACCTTGCCGTCAAGCACAGCAACGAGAAAAAGGTGTACCGCTGTACCTCATGTAACTGGGACTTCAGGCACGAGGCCGACCTGCAGCTGCATGTCAAGCACAGCCACCTGGAGAACCAGGGCCGGGCCCACCGCTGCATCTTCTGCGGGGAGTCCTTCGGCACGGAGGTGGAGCTGCAGTGCCACATCACCACCCACAGCAAGAAGTATAACTGCCGCTTCTGCAGCAAAGCCTTCCAAGCCATCGTACTTCTGGAGAAGCACCTGAGGGAGAAGCACTGTGTGTTTGAGGGAAAGGCCCAGAACTGTGGCGCCAATGGATCGACCACCGGAGGAGTGGACCACCACCTGGTGACCAAGGACGACGCAGAGCTACAGGGTCTGTTGACCAACAGCCATGGTGTAGCGGTGGCAGGATCAGGGGGCGTGTTGGAGTCCCCAAACAACCATGATgggagtgaggaggaggtggACACCGCTGACCCCTTGTTCGGGTGCGACATCTGCGGGGCATCGTACACAATGGACTCCCTCCTCACCAACCACCAACTCCGAGACCACAACATCCGCCCGGGTGAGAGCGCCATGGCGAAGAGGAAGTCAGACATGATCAAGGGCACCCACAAGTGTAACGTTTGCCAACGCACCTTCTTCTCAGAGGcaggtctgagggaacacatgCAAACCCACCTGGGACCCGTCAAGCACTACATGTGTCCCATCTGCGGAGAGCGTTTCCCCTCGCTGCTCACACTGACCGAGCACAAGGTCACCCACAGCAAGAGCCTAGACACAGGCAGCTGCCGAATCTGCAAGATGCCCCTGCAGAGCGAGGAGGACTTCATGGAGCACTGCCAGATGCACCCAGACCTGAGGAACTCCCTGACGGGCTTCCGCTGTGTGGTGTGCATGCAGACAGTCACCTCCACCCTGGAGCTCAAGATTCACGGCACCTTCCACATGCAGAAGACTGGCACAATGTCCACCAACCACCCCATCGGCCGCACCACCAATTTGGCTTcccacaaccaccatcatcaccaacaacaccaccaagtAAACCAGAAGCTCTTCAAGTGTGCCTCGTGCCTGAAGGAGTTCCGGTCCAAATCTGACCTGGTGAAGCTAGACATCAACGGGCTGCCGTACGGGCTGTGTGCTGCGTGTGTCAGTGCCGCTGGCTCAAAGAGCTCCAGCCCCAAGGTAATGAACGGAGGCAGGCAGcagcagggagggggaggagccaCAACCCCAGCCATGCCTGCAGCAGCATGGACCGCTCATATGGAGAGTCTCAGCCCCGGGGAGGGGAAAGGCAAGCTGGCCCATTCATCGTCAtcgtcctcctcctctatctcctcaaGCGCCGCCAAGACTCGATGTACCAGCTGCAATGTGAAGTTTGAGTCAGAGGCGGAGCTGCAGAACCACGCCCAGACGGTgcacagggagcagggaggggactGCAACAGCGGGCAGCTCAGGACCCCACAGATCTCCCCCATGCCCAGGGCCAGCCCCTCACAGACTGAGGAG AAGAAGACCTACCAGTGCATCAAGTGTCAGATGGTCTTCTACAGCGAATGGGACATCCAGGTCCACGTGGCCAATCACATGCTAG
- the LOC124017588 gene encoding zinc finger protein 521-like isoform X6, with the protein MYLYLCIDGVDLDDDPSCSWPASSPSSKDQTSPGHCEDYDFGEDEGGPGLPYPCQFCDKSFSRLSFLKRHEQSHGDKLPFSCTFCSRLFKHKRSRDRHVKLHTGDKKYHCGECDSAFSRSDHLKIHMKTHASNKPHKCPVCRRGFLSSSSLHGHMQVHERGKDSSSRGSGSGFSKEEWKLKETRKCSRCEEGFDVPEELQRHIAECHPECSPSEDGGLCGALQCIYCHEPFSDEGILLTHIDQAHSHDRKGHCCAVCSEHFLSVEDLYAHMDIHQLPESSNHSNSPSLLTVGYTSVSSTTPDSNLSVDSSTMVEAAPPVPKTRGRRKRAAQHTPHDVGGRSSKQPKISYSCIYCNKQVFNSLAVLQIHLRTMHLDKPEQAHTCQFCLELLPSLFNLSEHLKQVHNAEDHAALVASLPDALLQCNFCTEVLSNLNALQEHIRCSHSFPSPVAKESNAFFCPQCFMGFLTEATLEEHVRQTHCEAGSLRFDSPLAVTPKEPVMEVYSCSYCTNSPIFNSVLKLNKHIKENHKNIPLALNYINNGKKSLRTLSPSSPISIDQSFLHGSSSRGNRGISEFICNQCGAKYISLDLFQTHLKTHLDGIQPQLTCPQCSKDFPNQESLLKHVTVHFTITSTYYICESCDKQFTSVDDLQKHLLEMHTFVFFRCTLCQEVFDSKVSTQLHLAVKHSNEKKVYRCTSCNWDFRHEADLQLHVKHSHLENQGRAHRCIFCGESFGTEVELQCHITTHSKKYNCRFCSKAFQAIVLLEKHLREKHCVFEGKAQNCGANGSTTGGVDHHLVTKDDAELQGLLTNSHGVAVAGSGGVLESPNNHDGSEEEVDTADPLFGCDICGASYTMDSLLTNHQLRDHNIRPGESAMAKRKSDMIKGTHKCNVCQRTFFSEAGLREHMQTHLGPVKHYMCPICGERFPSLLTLTEHKVTHSKSLDTGSCRICKMPLQSEEDFMEHCQMHPDLRNSLTGFRCVVCMQTVTSTLELKIHGTFHMQKTGTMSTNHPIGRTTNLASHNHHHHQQHHQVNQKLFKCASCLKEFRSKSDLVKLDINGLPYGLCAACVSAAGSKSSSPKVMNGGRQQQGGGGATTPAMPAAAWTAHMESLSPGEGKGKLAHSSSSSSSSISSSAAKTRCTSCNVKFESEAELQNHAQTVHREQGGDCNSGQLRTPQISPMPRASPSQTEEKTYQCIKCQMVFYSEWDIQVHVANHMLEGLNHECKLCSQSFDSPAKLQCHLIEHSFEGMGGTFKCPVCFTVFVQASKLQQHIFSAHGQEDKIYDCSPCPQKFFFQTELQNHTLTQHSS; encoded by the exons atgtaCCTGTATCTATGTATAGACGGTGTTGATCTCGATGATGACCCATCCTGTTCTTGGCCTGCATCATCTCCATCCAGTAAAGACCAGACTTCCCCTGGCCACTGCGAAGACTATGATTTTGGCGAGGATGAAGGGGGCCCCGGCCTACCGTACCCGTGCCAGTTCTGTGACAAGTCCTTTAGCCGTCTGAGCTTCCTCAAGCGCCACGAGCAGAGCCACGGTGACAAGCTCCCCTTCAGTTGCACCTTCTGCAGCCGCCTGTTCAAGCACAAGCGCAGCCGCGACCGGCATGTCAAGCTGCACACCGGCGACAAGAAATATCATTGTGGCGAATGCGACTCGGCCTTCTCACGCAGCGACCACCTCAAGATCCATATGAAGACCCACGCCTCCAACAAGCCCCACAAGTGCCCTGTGTGCCGCCGGggcttcctctcctccagctccctcCACGGACACATGCAGGTACACGAGCGGGGCAAAGACAGCAGCAGCAGGGGGTCAGGCAGTGGATTCTCCAAGGAGGAATGGAAGCTGAAGGAGACAAGGAAGTGCAGCCGCTGTGAGGAGGGCTTTGACGTCCCTGAGGAGTTGCAGAGGCACATCGCTGAGTGCCACCCTGAGTGCTCTCCATCAGAGGACGGGGGCCTGTGTGGTGCCCTGCAGTGCATCTACTGCCACGAGCCCTTCAGCGATGAGGGCATCCTGCTGACCCACATTGACCAGGCCCACAGCCATGACCGCAAAGGTCACTGCTGCGCCGTCTGCTCCGAGCACTTCCTCTCCGTGGAGGACCTCTATGCCCACATGGACATCCACCAACTCCCTGAGTCCAGTAACCACAGCAACAGCCCTTCCCTGCTCACTGTGGGCTACACCTCCGTCTCCAGCACCACCCCGGACTCCAACCTCTCCGTCGACAGCTCCACCATGGTGGAGGCCGCCCCACCTGTGCCCAAGACccgggggaggaggaagagggctgCCCAGCACACCCCACATGACGTCGGGGGACGCTCCTCCAAGCAGCCCAAGATCTCCTACAGCTGCATCTACTGCAACAAGCAGGTGTTCAATAGCCTGGCCGTACTTCAGATACACCTGCGGACCATGCACCTTGACAAACCTGAGCAGGCACACACCTGCCAGTTCTGCCTGGAGTTGCTGCCCTCCCTGTTCAACCTGAGTGAGCACCTAAAGCAGGTGCACAACGCCGAGGACCATGCCGCCCTGGTGGCCAGCTTGCCCGACGCCTTGCTCCAGTGTAACTTCTGCACTGAGGTGCTGAGCAACCTCAACGCTCTTCAAGAACACATCCGCTGCTCCCACAGCTTCCCCAGCCCTGTGGCCAAGGAGAGCAATGCCTTCTTCTGTCCCCAGTGCTTTATGGGGTTCCTGACCGAAGCCACGCTGGAAGAGCACGTCCGTCAGACCCACTGCGAGGCGGGCAGCCTGCGTTTCGACTCCCCCTTGGCAGTGACCCCCAAGGAGCCCGTCATGGAGGTGTACTCCTGCTCCTACTGCACCAACTCGCCAATCTTCAACAGTGTTCTGAAGCTGAACAAGCACATCAAAGAAAACCACAAGAACATTCCGCTGGCACTGAACTACATCAACAATGGAAAGAAGTCTCTGCGGACCCTCAGCCCTTCCTCACCCATATCGATTGATCAATCTTTCCTTCATGGTTCCTCCTCTCGTGGCAATCGTGGCATTAGCGAGTTCATCTGCAACCAGTGTGGGGCCAAGTACATCAGCCTGGACCTGTTCCAGACCCACCTGAAAACTCACCTGGACGGGATACAGCCCCAGCTCACCTGCCCCCAGTGCAGCAAGGACTTCCCCAACCAGGAGTCCCTGCTGAAGCATGTGACAGTCCACTTTACCATCACCTCTACCTACTACATCTGCGAGAGCTGCGACAAGCAGTTCACCTCAGTGGACGACCTGCAGAAACACCTGCTGGAAATGCACACGTTCGTGTTCTTCCGCTGCACCCTGTGCCAGGAAGTGTTTGACTCCAAGGTGTCCACTCAGCTCCACCTTGCCGTCAAGCACAGCAACGAGAAAAAGGTGTACCGCTGTACCTCATGTAACTGGGACTTCAGGCACGAGGCCGACCTGCAGCTGCATGTCAAGCACAGCCACCTGGAGAACCAGGGCCGGGCCCACCGCTGCATCTTCTGCGGGGAGTCCTTCGGCACGGAGGTGGAGCTGCAGTGCCACATCACCACCCACAGCAAGAAGTATAACTGCCGCTTCTGCAGCAAAGCCTTCCAAGCCATCGTACTTCTGGAGAAGCACCTGAGGGAGAAGCACTGTGTGTTTGAGGGAAAGGCCCAGAACTGTGGCGCCAATGGATCGACCACCGGAGGAGTGGACCACCACCTGGTGACCAAGGACGACGCAGAGCTACAGGGTCTGTTGACCAACAGCCATGGTGTAGCGGTGGCAGGATCAGGGGGCGTGTTGGAGTCCCCAAACAACCATGATgggagtgaggaggaggtggACACCGCTGACCCCTTGTTCGGGTGCGACATCTGCGGGGCATCGTACACAATGGACTCCCTCCTCACCAACCACCAACTCCGAGACCACAACATCCGCCCGGGTGAGAGCGCCATGGCGAAGAGGAAGTCAGACATGATCAAGGGCACCCACAAGTGTAACGTTTGCCAACGCACCTTCTTCTCAGAGGcaggtctgagggaacacatgCAAACCCACCTGGGACCCGTCAAGCACTACATGTGTCCCATCTGCGGAGAGCGTTTCCCCTCGCTGCTCACACTGACCGAGCACAAGGTCACCCACAGCAAGAGCCTAGACACAGGCAGCTGCCGAATCTGCAAGATGCCCCTGCAGAGCGAGGAGGACTTCATGGAGCACTGCCAGATGCACCCAGACCTGAGGAACTCCCTGACGGGCTTCCGCTGTGTGGTGTGCATGCAGACAGTCACCTCCACCCTGGAGCTCAAGATTCACGGCACCTTCCACATGCAGAAGACTGGCACAATGTCCACCAACCACCCCATCGGCCGCACCACCAATTTGGCTTcccacaaccaccatcatcaccaacaacaccaccaagtAAACCAGAAGCTCTTCAAGTGTGCCTCGTGCCTGAAGGAGTTCCGGTCCAAATCTGACCTGGTGAAGCTAGACATCAACGGGCTGCCGTACGGGCTGTGTGCTGCGTGTGTCAGTGCCGCTGGCTCAAAGAGCTCCAGCCCCAAGGTAATGAACGGAGGCAGGCAGcagcagggagggggaggagccaCAACCCCAGCCATGCCTGCAGCAGCATGGACCGCTCATATGGAGAGTCTCAGCCCCGGGGAGGGGAAAGGCAAGCTGGCCCATTCATCGTCAtcgtcctcctcctctatctcctcaaGCGCCGCCAAGACTCGATGTACCAGCTGCAATGTGAAGTTTGAGTCAGAGGCGGAGCTGCAGAACCACGCCCAGACGGTgcacagggagcagggaggggactGCAACAGCGGGCAGCTCAGGACCCCACAGATCTCCCCCATGCCCAGGGCCAGCCCCTCACAGACTGAGGAG AAGACCTACCAGTGCATCAAGTGTCAGATGGTCTTCTACAGCGAATGGGACATCCAGGTCCACGTGGCCAATCACATGCTAG